Proteins encoded together in one Triticum dicoccoides isolate Atlit2015 ecotype Zavitan chromosome 7B, WEW_v2.0, whole genome shotgun sequence window:
- the LOC119340235 gene encoding uncharacterized protein YwbO-like codes for MPSRLLPIRVPSLAKPTALRFAKHMASNTGKKLIQIDVSSDTVCPWCFVGKKNLEKAMEQTMDKFDFEVRWHPFFLNPDAPKEGVKKSDFYKTKFGPVQFERATARMREMFRGLGFEYDMSGLTGNTMDSHRLITLAGHQGYDKQNALVDELFVSYFCQGKYIGDRQVLMDAARKVGIEGAEELLLDPSKGVDEVKEELNKYSSGISGVPHFVINGKYQLSGGQPPNIFMRAFETAAKDAAE; via the exons ATGCCAAGTCGCCTCCTCCCGATCCGCGTCCCCTCCCTCGCCAAGCCCACAGCTCTCAG ATTTGCTAAACATATGGCTTCAAATACTGGCAAGAAGCTCATTCAGATCGACGTGAGCTCAGATACAGTGTGCCCTTGGTGCTTTGTTGGGAAAAAGAATCTTGAGAAAGCTATGGAGCAAACCATGGACAAGTTCGATTTCGAG GTTCGTTGGCATCCATTTTTTTTGAACCCTGATGCACCTAAGGAAGGTGTCAAGAAATCTGATTTCTACAAGACCAAGTTTGGCCCTGTGCAGTTTGAGCGTGCAACTGCTCGCATGAGAGAG ATGTTCCGAGGACTTGGCTTTGAATATGACATGTCAGGACTCAC CGGGAATACAATGGACAGCCATAGGCTCATAACACTTGCCGGACACCAAGGCTACGATAAACAAAATGCTCTTGTAGACGAATTATTCGTCAGTTATTTTTGCCAAGGAAAATATATTGGTGATAG GCAAGTTCTTATGGATGCTGCAAGAAAGGTGGGCATAGAAGGAGCAGAAGAACTTTTGCTGGACCCTAGCAAAGGAGTCGATGAG GTTAAGGAAGAACTCAACAAGTACTCTTCTGGCATTTCTGGAGTCCCTCACTTTGTG ATCAATGGAAAATATCAACTCAGTGGTGGTCAGCCTCCAAACATATTCATGAGGGCGTTCGAGACTGCTGCCAAAGATGCAGCTGAATGA
- the LOC119341306 gene encoding transcription termination factor MTEF18, mitochondrial-like isoform X2 → MLAEHMSKNSPAFLARLLANVDTGGGADVRLPVSRFLQYHPINEFEPFFESIGLRPSELGKFLPSDLIYLKDAVELLENYQVLCDYGVPRTKIGKVYKEANEVFGYGHSVLFSKLQEYELLGLSKSTITKLVVCCPKLLIGEANLEFLHVLDKLKASGIMLGWFRGGLSDESTHNWRRTLKMLEFLDMMGSNNKTLLVRLIKEHPRFVFGESGKKLYLLVSMLCKFGIQIDSMLQLFVQCPWVLNMKFPKNLQKSVDFLTQIGMEAFDIARVVSSCPEILGASSCQSVAIVLSTMNLSAARLCNIIKEDPMQFGTLVSKKKVAAVTKIDSFYLGEKAEFLLKIGFIENSDDMVKAMSHFRGRGDQLQERLDCLVDAGLDYEDACSMIKVAPFILNMSVSMIKKKISYILNDIGYTLESIVAFPAIFGYSLEKMKLRFMMYKWLTENGVKIKPTNKNKVNKSMVALSTIMACSDVRFVKQFVNLHPGGLDQWQRLKNCSTIQ, encoded by the coding sequence ATGCTCGCCGAGCACATGAGCAAGAACTCTCCGGCGTTCCTCGCCCGCCTCCTTGCCAACGTGGACACCGGCGGCGGCGCCGATGTGAGATTGCCAGTCTCCAGGTTCCTGCAATACCACCCCATCAATGAGTTCGAGCCGTTCTTCGAGAGCATTGGGCTCAGGCCGTCAGAGTTGGGGAAGTTCTTGCCAAGTGATTTGATATACCTGAAGGATGCTGTCGAATTGCTGGAGAATTACCAAGTACTCTGTGATTATGGCGTGCCACGGACCAAGATTGGTAAGGTGTACAAGGAGGCCAATGAGGTGTTTGGTTATGGACACAGTGTGTTATTCTCGAAATTGCAAGAATATGAGCTGCTTGGATTGAGCAAATCAACAATCACCAAGCTTGTAGTGTGTTGCCCCAAACTCCTTATTGGTGAAGCCAACCTTGAGTTTCTGCATGTTTTGGATAAGCTGAAAGCCTCTGGTATTATGCTCGGATGGTTTAGAGGGGGTTTGTCAGATGAGAGCACACACAACTGGAGACGAACTCTTAAAATGCTTGAATTTCTTGATATGATGGGTTCCAACAACAAGACTCTGTTGGTAAGGCTGATCAAAGAACATCCAAGATTTGTGTTTGGCGAATCTGGTAAGAAGTTGTATCTTCTTGTCAGCATGCTGTGTAAATTTGGCATTCAGATAGATAGCATGCTACAGCTATTCGTGCAGTGCCCATGGGTTCTAAACATGAAATTTCCAAAGAATCTGCAGAAATCAGTGGATTTTTTGACTCAGATAGGAATGGAGGCATTCGACATTGCTCGGGTTGTCTCATCATGCCCTGAAATTCTTGGTGCTAGTTCTTGTCAGAGTGTTGCTATTGTGTTGTCTACCATGAACCTGTCTGCTGCGAGGTTATGCAATATCATAAAAGAGGACCCTATGCAGTTTGGTACTTTGGTATCAAAGAAAAAAGTTGCTGCTGTGACAAAGATAGACAGTTTTTATCTTGGAGAGAAGGCTGAATTTTTGCTGAAGATCGGCTTCATTGAGAACTCTGACGACATGGTGAAGGCAATGTCCCATTTTCGTGGCCGCGGTGACCAGCTTCAAGAGAGGCTAGATTGCTTGGTCGATGCTGGATTGGACTATGAGGATGCCTGCAGCATGATCAAAGTGGCCCCATTTATACTGAACATGTCAGTGAGTATGATCAAGAAAAAGATCAGCTACATTCTGAATGACATCGGATACACTCTTGAATCTATTGTTGCTTTTCCTGCGATTTTCGGGTACAGTTTGGAGAAGATGAAGCTGAGATTCATGATGTACAAGTGGCTCACCGAAAATGGTGTCAAGATCAAACCAACAAACAAGAACAAGGTAAACAAGTCCATGGTAGCCTTGAGCACCATCATGGCATGCTCAGATGTCAGGTTTGTGAAGCAATTTGTGAATCTTCACCCTGGTGGACTGGATCAATGGCAACGGTTGAAGAACTGTTCAACTATTCAGTAA
- the LOC119341306 gene encoding transcription termination factor MTEF18, mitochondrial-like isoform X1: protein MLRRRLLRELQACAESLPQSSNQIAFARICGCPLNLTKDSRKYCNPPISFRLPLVFRRGVVAGSCGVRSFQNSDVQPPARCFSGDACAAPLAKIPDSPVRVLRHGLVRASAQASLLEYLHSTRGIEFMLAEHMSKNSPAFLARLLANVDTGGGADVRLPVSRFLQYHPINEFEPFFESIGLRPSELGKFLPSDLIYLKDAVELLENYQVLCDYGVPRTKIGKVYKEANEVFGYGHSVLFSKLQEYELLGLSKSTITKLVVCCPKLLIGEANLEFLHVLDKLKASGIMLGWFRGGLSDESTHNWRRTLKMLEFLDMMGSNNKTLLVRLIKEHPRFVFGESGKKLYLLVSMLCKFGIQIDSMLQLFVQCPWVLNMKFPKNLQKSVDFLTQIGMEAFDIARVVSSCPEILGASSCQSVAIVLSTMNLSAARLCNIIKEDPMQFGTLVSKKKVAAVTKIDSFYLGEKAEFLLKIGFIENSDDMVKAMSHFRGRGDQLQERLDCLVDAGLDYEDACSMIKVAPFILNMSVSMIKKKISYILNDIGYTLESIVAFPAIFGYSLEKMKLRFMMYKWLTENGVKIKPTNKNKVNKSMVALSTIMACSDVRFVKQFVNLHPGGLDQWQRLKNCSTIQ, encoded by the coding sequence ATGCTTAGGCGGCGGCTGCTCCGAGAGCTCCAAGCTTGCGCGGAGTCGCTCCCCCAATCGAGCAATCAGATTGCGTTTGCAAGAATCTGTGGATGCCCGTTGAATCTGACTAAAGATTCGCGTAAGTATTGTAATCCTCCTATCAGTTTCCGCTTGCCTCTAGTTTTTAGAAGAGGAGTTGTTGCTGGTTCTTGTGGCGTGAGATCTTTTCAGAACTCTGATGTCCAGCCGCCGGCTCGGTGCTTTTCCGGCGACGCCTGCGCGGCGCCTCTGGCCAAGATCCCGGATTCGCCGGTgcgcgtgctccggcatggtctcgTCCGTGCGAGCGCGCAGGCCTCGCTGCTCGAGTATCTCCATTCTACGCGGGGAATAGAGTTCATGCTCGCCGAGCACATGAGCAAGAACTCTCCGGCGTTCCTCGCCCGCCTCCTTGCCAACGTGGACACCGGCGGCGGCGCCGATGTGAGATTGCCAGTCTCCAGGTTCCTGCAATACCACCCCATCAATGAGTTCGAGCCGTTCTTCGAGAGCATTGGGCTCAGGCCGTCAGAGTTGGGGAAGTTCTTGCCAAGTGATTTGATATACCTGAAGGATGCTGTCGAATTGCTGGAGAATTACCAAGTACTCTGTGATTATGGCGTGCCACGGACCAAGATTGGTAAGGTGTACAAGGAGGCCAATGAGGTGTTTGGTTATGGACACAGTGTGTTATTCTCGAAATTGCAAGAATATGAGCTGCTTGGATTGAGCAAATCAACAATCACCAAGCTTGTAGTGTGTTGCCCCAAACTCCTTATTGGTGAAGCCAACCTTGAGTTTCTGCATGTTTTGGATAAGCTGAAAGCCTCTGGTATTATGCTCGGATGGTTTAGAGGGGGTTTGTCAGATGAGAGCACACACAACTGGAGACGAACTCTTAAAATGCTTGAATTTCTTGATATGATGGGTTCCAACAACAAGACTCTGTTGGTAAGGCTGATCAAAGAACATCCAAGATTTGTGTTTGGCGAATCTGGTAAGAAGTTGTATCTTCTTGTCAGCATGCTGTGTAAATTTGGCATTCAGATAGATAGCATGCTACAGCTATTCGTGCAGTGCCCATGGGTTCTAAACATGAAATTTCCAAAGAATCTGCAGAAATCAGTGGATTTTTTGACTCAGATAGGAATGGAGGCATTCGACATTGCTCGGGTTGTCTCATCATGCCCTGAAATTCTTGGTGCTAGTTCTTGTCAGAGTGTTGCTATTGTGTTGTCTACCATGAACCTGTCTGCTGCGAGGTTATGCAATATCATAAAAGAGGACCCTATGCAGTTTGGTACTTTGGTATCAAAGAAAAAAGTTGCTGCTGTGACAAAGATAGACAGTTTTTATCTTGGAGAGAAGGCTGAATTTTTGCTGAAGATCGGCTTCATTGAGAACTCTGACGACATGGTGAAGGCAATGTCCCATTTTCGTGGCCGCGGTGACCAGCTTCAAGAGAGGCTAGATTGCTTGGTCGATGCTGGATTGGACTATGAGGATGCCTGCAGCATGATCAAAGTGGCCCCATTTATACTGAACATGTCAGTGAGTATGATCAAGAAAAAGATCAGCTACATTCTGAATGACATCGGATACACTCTTGAATCTATTGTTGCTTTTCCTGCGATTTTCGGGTACAGTTTGGAGAAGATGAAGCTGAGATTCATGATGTACAAGTGGCTCACCGAAAATGGTGTCAAGATCAAACCAACAAACAAGAACAAGGTAAACAAGTCCATGGTAGCCTTGAGCACCATCATGGCATGCTCAGATGTCAGGTTTGTGAAGCAATTTGTGAATCTTCACCCTGGTGGACTGGATCAATGGCAACGGTTGAAGAACTGTTCAACTATTCAGTAA